CAACCGGAGATCAGCAAGAAAATAGCAATAATTGAGTTAATTATCGGGCTGTTAAAATAACCAATGCTGGCATCATGGGTAGAAAAGCCACCGATTGCGATAGTCGAAAAGCTGTGACTGATAGCATCAAACGCAGACATTCCGGCAAACCATAGTGCAAGCGCACAGACTATGGTTAGCAGGACATAGATTAGCCATAGCGTTTTTGCTGTTTCGGCGATACGCGGACGCATCTTATTATCCTTCAGCGGTCCAGGCATTTCTGCCCGGTAAAGCTGCATCCCGCCGACACCCAGTATCGGGAGTATCGCTACTGCCAGCACGATAATTCCCATACCGCCAAACCACTGTAGCATCTGACGATAGAAAAGAATGGCATGAGGTAAGAAATCCAGCCCTACCAGCGTCGTCGCTCCGGTGGTTGTCAGCCCTGAAAAAGATTCAAAAAAAGCATCCGTGACGGTCAGATTCGGTTGCTCAGAGAAGATAAATGGTAACGCACCAACACTGCCGAGCACCGTCCAGAACAGGACAACAATCAGAAAACCTTCCCGGGATTTGAGTTCTCTCTTTTCATGACGATTCGGCCACCATAAAAGTAAACCGATTGCCAGGGCAACCAAAAAGGTCTGAGTAAACGCCCGGCCTGCGCCATCACGGTATATCAGCGCTATCAGCCCTGGCAGGATCATGGTTCCCGAGAAGAGCATGACCAGCAGTCCAACAATTCGGGTTATCGCGCGAAAATGCATCTCTGGCGCTTCCTTTGATGTCTAAAAAATCAGCCGGGAATTATTGGTTAATCGTCAATAATTGCAATGAGCCACGACTAAAATCAGTCAGCTTTAACGAAAATGAGGCAACTTCAGTGGCTGGCAACGCGATACGAAGCTGGATAAATGCCTGATATTCACTGCTAATAATTTTCCCCGAGAACTGCGACAATAACGACGCTATCCCGACCAGCTGGCTGTATTCACACTG
The sequence above is drawn from the Enterobacteriaceae bacterium ESL0689 genome and encodes:
- the trkH gene encoding Trk system potassium transporter TrkH, whose product is MHFRAITRIVGLLVMLFSGTMILPGLIALIYRDGAGRAFTQTFLVALAIGLLLWWPNRHEKRELKSREGFLIVVLFWTVLGSVGALPFIFSEQPNLTVTDAFFESFSGLTTTGATTLVGLDFLPHAILFYRQMLQWFGGMGIIVLAVAILPILGVGGMQLYRAEMPGPLKDNKMRPRIAETAKTLWLIYVLLTIVCALALWFAGMSAFDAISHSFSTIAIGGFSTHDASIGYFNSPIINSIIAIFLLISGCNYGLHFSLLSGRSLKVYWRDPEFRMFIGVQLTLVLICMLVLWLHNVYGSVLATLNQAFFQVVSMATTAGFTTDSIAHWPLFLPILLLFSAFIGGCAGSTGGGLKVIRILLLFKQGNRELKRLVHPNAVYSIKLGSRALPERILDAVWGFFSAYILVFIVGMLAIIATGIDNFSAFASVVATLNNLGPGLGAVADNFATMNPGAKWILITNMLFGRLEVFTLLILFTPTFWRE